The genomic DNA GAAGGGCTCGACCCGGTTCAGGAAGAACGGGCCGACCAGGATGCCGAGGAAGGGAAGGGCGGCCAGCCACCGCAGATTTCGCATGCGCGATACCGTTCAGAAGGCCCCGATATCGCGGGTTGAATCAGTCACGGACCGCTGTCAACGCCGCGATGGCCCAACGGCGCTCATCCCGATCACGTCTGCGTGCTGTGCGCTCGCGCACGCGGCCGCGCTCCGGGCGCGCATATCCTCAGCGCAGCGTCGCGCCGTCCGACACGGCGGGCGCCGAAGGATTTCACGATGACCCGCACTCTGACCTTCGCGGCGCTGGCCGCGCTCCTCGCCGTTCCGGCGGTCCAAGCGGAGGCCCGCCCGCGGCACACCCCCGCCAAGGCGCAGCCCAGCGCCGCGATCAAGGCGCGCCAGACCGTCCTGAACGATTTCAACGCGCGGATGAGCCGCCTGGACGCGCTCATGGGCACCCCGAGCAGGTCGTCGGTCCGCGCGCGCTCGGCCGAGGCCGGCCGCTAGGAAACGTGACGCGCCGGTCGCCCGGACCGGCGCGTCGACTCAGCGGCCCAGGCCGCCCGCCTCCTCCACGAAACGCGCCACCGCGTCCGCGCCCGCGCCCTCGCGCAGGGACGCGAACACGTACGGCCGGGTGCCGCGCATCCGCTGCGTGTCGGATTCCATCACCGACAGGTCGGCGCCGACGAGCGGCGCGAGATCCGTCTTGTTGACGATCAGCAGGTCGGACCGGGTGATGCCCGGACCGCCCTTGCGGGGGATCTTCTCGCCGCCGGCGACGTCGATCACGTAGAGCGTGATGTCTGCGAGTTCCGGCGAGAACGTCGCCGCGAGGTTGTCGCCGCCGGACTCGATCAGCACGAGGTCGAGCTTCGGGAAGCGCCGGCTCATCTCGGCGACGGCGGCGAGATTGATCGAGGCATCCTCCCGGATCGCCGTGTGCGGGCATCCCCCGGTCTCGACGCCGAGGATGCGCTCCTCCGGCAGGGCGCCCGCGACGGTGAGGATCCGCGCGTCCTCCTTCGTGTAGATGTCGTTGGTGATGGCGCAGATCTCGTAGCGGTCGCGGAAGCGCTTGCAGAGCTGCTCCATCAGGGCGGTCTTGCCGGAACCGACAGGTCCGCCGATGCCGACGCGGAGGGGGCCGTTCGTGGAGGTCATGCTGCGGGCTCAGGATCGGAAGATGCGGGAATACTGGGTCTCATGGCGGAAGGAGCCGAGATCCAGGCGGAAGGTGGCGGCACCGAGCGCGTCGAGATCCGCCGCGGTGGCCGCCTCGGCGAGCCCGGCGAGGCGCGGCGCGAGGGCGGCCACGACCCGCGTGCCGGCGGCCTGACCCACGGGCGCCGCCCGAAGGGCCGCGGAGACGAGGTTCTGCAGGAAGGCGAGGCCGTAGGCGGCGAGCACGGGGCCCGGATCCATGCGGTGCGCGCCGGCCGCGAGGCCGACCGCGACCGGGTAGGCGACCGGCCCCGGCAGATTGCCGGCCAGGGCGTCGAGGGCGTCGCAGGGCCACGCGCCGCGCGTCGCGTCGAGGAAGCTGCGGCCCTGCTGGCTCGTCTCCAGGTGCAGCTCGCGCGACGGCGCCAGGGCCAGGGCGAGGTCGTTGACGGCGACCAGCGCGGCGCCGTCCGCGGACAGCGCCGCCGCGTGGGCGTGGGCGGCCAGGATCAGGTCGTTGCGCAGGGCGCCGCGCTCGCAGACGTCCCGGAGCCACGCGGTCAGGCTCGCCTCGTCGCGGACGTCGCCCGCTTCGACCGCCCATTCGAGCCCGTGCGAGTAGGCGTAGGCCCCGACCGGGTAGCCGGGCGACAGCCACGCCATCAGGCGCAGCGCCTCCAGGGCGTCAGCCCGCGGCATGGTGGTGCTGGTGGCCGCCATGCGGGTGGTCGTGCCCGTGGTCGTGCCCGTGGCCGCCGGAATAGGCGCCGCCCTCGGGCCGGAACGGGCGCACCACCGGCTCGGCGGTGCCGCCGAGGCCCCGGACCATCTCGGCGAGGACGTGGTCGTGCGCGATCCAGACCGCGTCCGGGCCGATCTCGGCGGCGATGTGCCGGTTGCCGATGTGCCAGATCAGGCGCTTGAGGGCGTGATCGCCGGCGGCCCGGATCTCGAGCAGGCGCTCCGGC from Methylobacterium oryzae includes the following:
- a CDS encoding urease accessory protein UreE, whose protein sequence is MIRATRILRRDALSGGEIVDRVVLDHGDRHRRRVAMRGAGGLSFLLDLPEPTVLEDGDALVLQDGRLVWVEAAPERLLEIRAAGDHALKRLIWHIGNRHIAAEIGPDAVWIAHDHVLAEMVRGLGGTAEPVVRPFRPEGGAYSGGHGHDHGHDHPHGGHQHHHAAG
- the ureG gene encoding urease accessory protein UreG, translated to MTSTNGPLRVGIGGPVGSGKTALMEQLCKRFRDRYEICAITNDIYTKEDARILTVAGALPEERILGVETGGCPHTAIREDASINLAAVAEMSRRFPKLDLVLIESGGDNLAATFSPELADITLYVIDVAGGEKIPRKGGPGITRSDLLIVNKTDLAPLVGADLSVMESDTQRMRGTRPYVFASLREGAGADAVARFVEEAGGLGR
- a CDS encoding urease accessory protein UreF translates to MAATSTTMPRADALEALRLMAWLSPGYPVGAYAYSHGLEWAVEAGDVRDEASLTAWLRDVCERGALRNDLILAAHAHAAALSADGAALVAVNDLALALAPSRELHLETSQQGRSFLDATRGAWPCDALDALAGNLPGPVAYPVAVGLAAGAHRMDPGPVLAAYGLAFLQNLVSAALRAAPVGQAAGTRVVAALAPRLAGLAEAATAADLDALGAATFRLDLGSFRHETQYSRIFRS